In the genome of Diaphorobacter sp. HDW4A, the window GATGTCACCACGATGCCTTCGAACGTCGGGAAACCCATTTGCGCGATGGAGCCCGAAGTGGCCAGCACCTTGCCCTTTTGCTTGACCTTGGCGAGCACCGGGTCCCACACGAAGGTACCGTCGATGTCACCACGTTCCCACGCGGCGGCGATTTCCGGTGGGCGCATGTTCATGATGTTGACCTTGCGCGCGTCCACGCCTTCCTTGCCCAGCGCTGCGATGAGCTGGTAGTGCGCAGTGGAGACAAAAGGCACGCCGATGCGCTTTCCTTCCATGCCCTTCAGGCTGGTAACGCCGCTGCCGTCGCGTGCGACCAGGGCTTCGGCGCTGGCGATGTCGGCGGAGACCCAGAACAGCTTGATGTCCTGGCCCTGGCTGGCTGCAGCGGTGAGCGGGCTCGAGCCGAGTTCTCCCATCTGCACGTCGCCCGAGGCCATGGCACGGATCACGTCGCCGCCGCCCGAGAACATGCGCCAGTTGATCTTGTAGCCGGTCTCCTTCTCGATCTCACCGGACTCCATGACCAGACGCAGCGGAACCAGCATGTCCTGGTTCGCGAACGTCACTGTCTTCTGCTGGGCGCACACGGCCCCCGTGATCGCCAGCGCTGCCGCTGCGATGCCTGCCTTCAGCACAAACCGTTTTTGCATTGTCATTTTGCTTGTCTCCATTGTTTTAGAACGAAATCGGTTGAACTACAAAACCAGAAAAACACTTCCCTGCCGACATCACTCCTGTATACCTTGACGACCCCTTTTCTGGTCCGAATCCGAAAGCCCGCACACGTGTATTTGTGAGCTTTCCATTTGCACTGTAGTGAGCAACCGAGTGCAGGCTGTAGGGCCAGTTGGTGTCTATCGTTAGGTCCAGTGGCTTATCGGGGCAAGATTTGTTGAACAAACGCGACCATGCAACCGAGTGTGAGGATGGGGCGCGTAGCCCGCAAAGCCTTGCACAGAGCGTGCATCGCGATGGTGCAGCGCGGGATGGAAAGTGCGCGCCGGACGTGCATAGGTGACGGGTAGGTGCTTTCACTGATGTGCTCGCAAGAGTTGAACAAGAGGCTCCATGCACGGCTTTGGAGCGGCCGTGTCGGAGTTGTTGTTGCACTGCAAAACACGTGCCAATGAAAATTCTTAAGTTGTTGAAAATAAAAGAAAAAAGGAGACTCCTTCCTTGCGGAATGAGCCTCCGGAAATCGCAGCGGGAGCTACGTTTACGACCTTTGAATGGCGCGGATCAGCCTTGCTCGTCTTGGTAGTGATACCAGTGGTAGAGGAAGCGCTGGCCCATGCGTCGGAAGGGTGCGAACGCTTCGGCGCGCACCGTGTTGAACACGTTCGGGTATTCGAGTGGCGAGTTGTAGATGGGCAGCTCGAACGCCTTCAGATGCTTGCCCGCGATGCGCTGTGCCATGCGGCGACCGGCATGTGCAGAGAACGACACGCCGTTGCCGCCGTAGCCCACTGCGTAGAAGATCGATTCCTTGGGATCGGGCTGTGTGATGCGCGGCATCATGTCGTGGCTCACGTCCACCCAGCCCCACCACGAGTAATCGATCTTGATGCCCTTGAGTGCCGGAAACTTGAGGTGCAGGCCGTCCACGAGCTTTGCCATGTGCACCGGGTTCGGTGCGTCCGCACCGGTGATGGCGCTGCGGCTGCCGATCTGAACGCGGTTGTCGGGCAGGCGGCGGTAGTAGAAGCGCAGCGTGCGCGTGTCGGTGATGACCTGCGTGGTCTTGAAGTTTGTGGCTTCGAGTTCCTCGGGTGTCAGCGCTCGCGTGACCAGCGAGTTCGAGAGAATCGGCATGATCTTGTTGCGCAGCTGCGGGTGCAGCTTGTTGCTGGTGTAGCCGCCGGTCGCGAAGCCCACCGACTTGGCCTTGACCACGCCGCCGGGTGTACGCAGATAGTGCACGCCGTTCTTGGTTTCCACATCGAGCACGGGGCTTGCGGGGTGAATCTTCACTCCGAGCGAACGGGCCTTGCGCATGTAGGCGAAGGCGAGCTTGAGTGGGTGAACGCCGATGCCATCGGGCTCGTGCATGGCGCCGAAGCTGTCAGCGTCATTCACCCAGTCGCGCTGCACGTCTTCCTTGCTGAGCATCTTGGCGTCGTAGCCGAAGACATCGCGCATCAGCTTGGTTTCGCTGCGCAGAAAGTCCATCTTCTTTTCGCGGTGGGCGATATAGAGGTGACCGCCGGGCTGCGGTTCGCATTCGGGAAATTCCGCGACCAGATCCTTGAAGGTTTGAAAGCCTTCGCGGATTTCGGCGTCGAGCTGGAGTGCGGTTTCCTTGCCCCAGCGCTCGACCCAGCCCGAGCGGTACAGGCGACCGCTGGCGTTCTGGCCCTGACCGCCGTTGCGGCTGGTGCAGCCCCAGGCGCTCTGGTTGGCTTCGAGCACGATGGCCTTGATGCCATGTTCGCGAGCGAGGAAGAGGGCGGTGGCGAGGCCCGTGAAGCCCGAGCCGACGATGACCACATCGGCTTCGATGTCGCCGGAGATCGGGCCGTCATCTTCGGGCGGAACGCCTGCCGTACCCACCCAGTAAGTAGGTGCATAACCCGTACCCTGACCCGGATTGGGCATGACGAGCGGGTCGTACTGTGGGTCGTAAGGGCGCATGTAGCTGGGGCGCACGTCCTCTGCCTTCATCGTGGGGTCTCCTTTTTGCGCCGCGGCGGTCGCTGACGGCGTCAATGTCCAAAAGTTCTGAATTCCGGGTCGTCACCATGCGCTCGGGCAAAAAGAAAAGAACGCATTGCGACAGTGGAGGTCAGCATATCCAGCCGTCTGCAGCGCAGTTAGCGCCAGAGGAGAAGTTTCCATAGGTCCAGACAGGACGGTTTTGTTCGCAAAAATCGCTGGACTTAACGATAGGTCCGCGCTGGTTCTACGAAAGCCTTGCCAGCTTGCCTAATATCCGCTCCATCGTTTCGTTTGCCGCGCGCCGCTTTTCTGTGCGCACGGCAGTATGCTTTTTGAAGGACAAGGAGACAGCATGAGCAACAGCGCCAACCAACCCGATGCGCAATTTCTGGCACGTTTTGCCGACGCATGGAACAAGCACGACATCGACGCGCTGATGAGCTTCATGGCAGATGACTGCGTGTTCCACGCGGTCGCAGGCCCCGATGAACTGGGCAAGAGCTTCGTGGGCCGCGAGCAGGTCCGCGAAGGCTTCATGGCCGCCTGGGGTGCATTCCCCGACGCCGCATGGCTGGATGGCGACCACTGGGTGAATGGTGACCGGGGTGTCTCCGAGAGCACCTTCAAGGGCACGGCCGCCGACGGCTCACGGGTGGAAGCGCGCATGGTCGACATCTTTACTTTCAAGGACGGCAAGATCGTCGTGAAGAACGCCTTCCGAAAGAACCGCCCGGCCCTGGCCAAAGCGGCCTGATCGAAGCAGGGCTATCACCCCGCCGCAAGGCACCCATCAGTTCCGAGTACCACGTCGCCACGCTGCAGGAGCTTGGCGCGTGTGGCTGTGCTCGTCGCTGACTTCTCCACTCGCAACGGACAACCGGACGCAGATACCGGAGCCGGCCACGCTGTGCGCTCATGTCTGAGATCCAGACCAAGCACTGCACAGCAAGGGCAGAGTCAGGACATCCGAAAACAAGGAGACATCACATGCATAACCCCCAAACCTCCGCGTCGGGGCTTTCGACCGGGCTGAAAGAACGCCACATGACCATGATCGCCCTCGGTGGCGTGATTGGAGCCGGTCTGTTCATCGGCTCAGGCGTCGTCATCAAACAGGCGGGTCCTGCGGCCGTCATTTCCTTTTTGATCACCGGCCTTCTGGTCGTGCTGGTGATGCGCATGCTCGGCGAGCTGGCCTGCGCCATGCCCGGCGGCGGCTCGTTTTATGAATACTCGCGTGAAGCCTTTTCCGACCGCCCCGGTCTCTCGCGCCTCGCCGGTTTTCTGACCGGCTGGATGTACTGGTATTTCTGGGTGATCGTGGTGGCGCTCGAAGCGGTTGCGGGCGCCGATTTGCTGCGCTACTGGTTGCCTGATGTGTCCGGCTGGATCATCAGTCTCGTGTTGCTCGTGATGCTGACGCTGACCAATCTGGTGTCGGTGAAGTCATTCGGCGAATTCGAATTCTGGTTCTCGTCGATCAAGGTCGCCGCCATCGTCGTGTTCCTGTTCGTTGCCGGCGTGCACGTGCTTGGCTGGACGCCCGGCACGCACGGCCTGCAGATTGCCAACCTCACGCAGCACGGCGGCTTCGCACCGAACGGCTGGGTGCCGGTGCTGACGGGCGCGGTCGCCGCAACGGGCTTCTATTTCGGTGCCGAGATCGTGACGATCGCCGCCGCCGAAACCGCAGAACCCCAGAAGGCCGTCGCCAAGGCCACCAACTCGGTGATCGCCCGCGTGCTGGTGTTCTACGTGGGCTCCATCCTGCTTGTCGCCTGCCTCGTGCCATGGAACAGCAAGGACATCGCGACGCCCTACGTGAGCGCGCTCAACGCCATGGGCGTGCCCGCTGCAGCGCAGATCATGAACGCCATCGTGCTGACTGCCGTGCTCTCCGCACTGAACTCGGGCCTCTATGCCTCGTCCCGCATGCTGTTCGCACTGACCAAGCGCGGCGATGCGCCGAAAGCCCTGGCCAAGGTCAGCAAGAACGGCGTGCCGGTGCGTGCCATCCTGTTCGCCACGCTGTTCGGCTACGGCGCCATCGTGATGTCCTACGTTTCGCCCGACACCGTGTTCGCGTTCCTCGTGAACTCCTATGGCACTGTCGCGATCTTCGTCTACATCCTGATCGCCATCTCGCAACTGCGCTTGCGCAAGCGCCTTGAGCGCGAGGCTCCGCACCTGCTCAAGGTGCGCATGTGGTGCTTCCCCTACCTCACCTGGCTCGCCATCGTAGGCATGTCCTCCATCGTGATCGCCATGGCCTTCATCCCCGAACAGCGCACCCCGCTGGCCCTGGGTGTGGTGAGCTTGGGCATCCTGCTGATTGCCTACTTCATCCGCCACTTGGTGAATGGCGGCAAGGCCCCGGAAGACCGTATGTCCACCCACTTCAAACCAGTCAAGCTCAAGAAGAGCTGAGCAAGTAAGAGCTAGGAAAGAAGAGCAAAAGCACCGCCGCGCGAAAGCGTTGGCGGTGCTTTTTTCATTTCAGAATTCAAACTGAGTAGAAAGCCGAAAGGGCAGCAAAAGTGCCTTCTAAAGCGGCGGGCCCACGAAGCAAGCTGGGCGTTGGAACTCTCCGCCCCAACGCCAAGACAGCCCCTCAGGCCATGCGTCGAAGCCGCAGACCGTACGCCTGCTCGGCAAGATTTCGCAATGGCGCATGAGGGGCTGTCTTGGCGCGAAGCCATCAGACCTCGTAAAAACAAACAAAAAATCAAACCGACTTCATTGCGGCGGACAGGGCTTGTATTCCTTGGGGGATTTTGTGGGCGGGTATGGACTGATATCCCACTCGAATGAAATTCCCCGGCGCCACCGGCGACTTGAAGAAAATATCCCCCGGCTCGATCAATACCCCATGCTCTGCCGCGCTGCGCGCCAGCGCCATTGCAGATACGTGATCCGGCAACTGCACCCAGCACGAGCCACCGCCACGCACCGGTGTGATGCGACATTCGGGCAGGTGCTCTTCCATGGCCGTGATGAGCGCCGCATGGCGCTCCTTCTGCGCTTGTGCAAGGCGACGCAGTTGCGCCTCGTAGTGCCCCAGAGCGATGAACATCGCCAGCGTGCGCTGCACGAAGGTGGTGGGGTGGCGGATCATCAGGCGGCGCAGTGCGCGCAGCTCTTGCAGCAGCTCGGGAGCGGCGACGATGTAGCCGATGCGCAGGCCCGGCGCGAGGCTCTTGGAGAGGCTGCCCACGTAGATCACGCGGTTGCTACGGTCCAGGCTCTTGAGGGCGGGGACGGGCTGGTCATCGAAGCTGCTTTCGCTTTCGTAGTCGTCCTCGATGAGGATGATGTCCTCTTCCTGCGCCATGTTGAGTAGCGCGTGGCGGCGCTCAAGCGGCATGGTCACGCCCGTGGGGCACTGGTGGCTGGGCGTGACATACAGATAATCGAGGTCGCGCAGATCGCTGGACAGCGGCAGGCCGTCGCCGTCGACCTGCATGTACTTGAGCTGCGAGGTACGGCTGGTGAAGATGTTGCGCGCGTCGGGGTATCCGGGGTCTTCCATGCCGACGTGCGAGTCGTCACGTAGGAGCAGGTCGCCCACCATGTAGAGCGCATGCTGCGCGCCGACGGTGATGATGATTTCCTCGGGCGAGGCCCAGACGCCCCGGCGCGGCAGCACCTTGGTCTGGATCTGGTGGATCAGGCTGTCGTCGTCGCGTGTGATGTAGTCGGGTGCCCATTGCTGAATGTCGAGCACGCTCAGCGCCTTGAGGCAGCACTCGCGCCATGCGGCCGTGGGGAACAGGTCCTTGTCGAACTGGCCGTAGAGAAACGGGTAGGGAAAATCCTGCCAGTTCTGTTCCTTGACGATGCTGCGCTGCTGGCTCGGGCGCAGCCACAGGCGCTGGTTCCAATCGGTGGGATGAACTGCCGAGCTGTCGCTGGAGGGCTCGGCAGCGGCGGCTGCTGCGGTTGTTGTCTGCAGCTTGCGGCCCTGCAGCACGTCGGGGTGGATGAAGTGGCCCTTGCGCTGGCGGCTCAGCAGAAAGGATTCTTCGGTCAGTTGTTGGAACGCCAGTACCACAGTGATGCGCCCCACGCTCAAGTGGCGCGCGAGTTCACGGCTGGAAGGAACGCTGTCGCCGGGCGTCAGCACACCGGCCAGAATCGCATCGACAAACATTTCGCGGATCTGGCCCTGAAGGCTCAGGCCGGGCTTGGCGCTACGATGGAATAGTTGCTCCCACATCGCGCCGGAGGGTATCGTCGCATGCGCATGCGTTCGGGAATCCGTCGTCATTTCTTGGTTCTTTGCACTCACACTTGGCGGGCCGGATTGGCTCGGCCCTTCCAACGTTGTCATCCTTGGCTGCAGCAGTTCCTTGCGGAGCCGCAGGCTTGCGCTGCCGTTCCGATCATGCAGGTCAGAGCATCCGAGCGGCTGACGGCGAGCGAAAGCATCATTGACGAATTGACTGCATGGGGCAAGCAGATTTGTAATTTGACACGCTTGGGGGCGGGTCCAATGGCTCAAAGGGTATTTGCTAAGTATTTTCCAAAAAAAAGGCGAATTTGATTTCGGGTCGAAAAACTCCGATATAATTCGAAGCTTAGCGGCTGTAGCTCAGCTGGATAGAGTACTTGGCTACGAACCAAGGGGTCGTGGGTTCGATTCCTGCCAGCCGCACCAAAACGTGAAGCCTCAAAGCAGAAATGCTTTGAGGCTTTTTCGTATGAGAATTCTGAACACCCCCTGAGCCGTTCCCCCTCTCGTGCGCTGCGGAGGGAACACCGCCAACGCTGCGGGCGGTCTTTGCTCGGCGGTCACTCGCCCGGGTCGCGCATGAATGACGCGTGGAGATCAAATCAAACAATGCATAGCAGGGCTGCGGCATCTCTTGCGGCTACGCGGCCTTCGTCGGTGGGGATGACCCAGACTTCCACCGCGCTGTCTTCTGCATGGATGGCGGTCGGGTTTCTTCCTTGGGCTTCGCGGTTGCGCCGTTCGTCGATGCGTACGCCCAGCCAAGCGAGGTGTCTGCATGCGGCCTCGCGCAGGGCGGGGTCATTTTCGCCGATGCCGCCGCTGAAGGCGAGCAGGTCGAGTCCTTCGAGGCAGGCAACGAGCGCGCCGGTTTCTCGCACCACGCTGTGGGTGAATTGGGCGATGGCTTGTCTGGCATGGTCATCTTTGCTGGCACTGGCACTGGCACTGGCACTGGCACTGGCACTGGCACTGGCAGCGCGCAACGTGCGCATGTCGGCGGAGAGGCCGGAGACGCCCAGTAGGCCGCTCTCTTTATAGAGCAGGTTCTCGATGCGTGGGTGGTCCCAGCCTTGCTCCATCAGGTAGAGCAACACGCCGGGGTCGATGCTGCCGCAGCGCGAACCCATCATCAGACCGTCGAGCGCTGAAAAGCCCATGGTGGTGGCGATGCTGGTGCCGTTCAACGTGGCGCACAGGCTTGCGCCGCTGCCGAGATGGGCCATCACCACGCGTTGATTGGCGCGTGCGCTGTGATCCTGCAGCACTGATTGGATGTATTGGTACGAAAGCCCATGAAAGCCGTAGCGGCGCACGCCCTGTGCGCTCAGTTCGCGGGGCAGGGCGAAGGCGTAGTTGAGCTCGGGCATATGCGCGTGGAACGCGGTGTCGAAGCACGCCACCTGCGGCACGAGCGCGAATGCTTCTCGGAAACGACGTATGCCTTCAAGGTTGTGCGGCTGATGCAGCGGCGCGAGCGAGTTGAACTGCGCAAGCTGCGCGAGCACCGCGTCGTCGATCAGAACGCTGCTGGTGTAGATGCCACCGCCATGCACCACGCGATGGGCGATGGCCTGGATCTCGGGCAGTCCTTCAAGCTTTGGAACGAGCGCGCGCAGCTCATCGAGCG includes:
- the tauA gene encoding taurine ABC transporter substrate-binding protein; amino-acid sequence: MTMQKRFVLKAGIAAAALAITGAVCAQQKTVTFANQDMLVPLRLVMESGEIEKETGYKINWRMFSGGGDVIRAMASGDVQMGELGSSPLTAAASQGQDIKLFWVSADIASAEALVARDGSGVTSLKGMEGKRIGVPFVSTAHYQLIAALGKEGVDARKVNIMNMRPPEIAAAWERGDIDGTFVWDPVLAKVKQKGKVLATSGSIAQMGFPTFEGIVVTSKFAQENPEFMVAFVKALNRASAQVRDNLAKWTPESSEVKAIAKWCKADAKDVPAAMALYKFPSAEEQLNAQWLGGGAAKAMSNTATFLKSQGRIQEVKPDYSAFVTDAYVKKALSK
- a CDS encoding FAD-binding oxidoreductase; translated protein: MKAEDVRPSYMRPYDPQYDPLVMPNPGQGTGYAPTYWVGTAGVPPEDDGPISGDIEADVVIVGSGFTGLATALFLAREHGIKAIVLEANQSAWGCTSRNGGQGQNASGRLYRSGWVERWGKETALQLDAEIREGFQTFKDLVAEFPECEPQPGGHLYIAHREKKMDFLRSETKLMRDVFGYDAKMLSKEDVQRDWVNDADSFGAMHEPDGIGVHPLKLAFAYMRKARSLGVKIHPASPVLDVETKNGVHYLRTPGGVVKAKSVGFATGGYTSNKLHPQLRNKIMPILSNSLVTRALTPEELEATNFKTTQVITDTRTLRFYYRRLPDNRVQIGSRSAITGADAPNPVHMAKLVDGLHLKFPALKGIKIDYSWWGWVDVSHDMMPRITQPDPKESIFYAVGYGGNGVSFSAHAGRRMAQRIAGKHLKAFELPIYNSPLEYPNVFNTVRAEAFAPFRRMGQRFLYHWYHYQDEQG
- a CDS encoding nuclear transport factor 2 family protein; protein product: MSNSANQPDAQFLARFADAWNKHDIDALMSFMADDCVFHAVAGPDELGKSFVGREQVREGFMAAWGAFPDAAWLDGDHWVNGDRGVSESTFKGTAADGSRVEARMVDIFTFKDGKIVVKNAFRKNRPALAKAA
- a CDS encoding amino acid permease gives rise to the protein MHNPQTSASGLSTGLKERHMTMIALGGVIGAGLFIGSGVVIKQAGPAAVISFLITGLLVVLVMRMLGELACAMPGGGSFYEYSREAFSDRPGLSRLAGFLTGWMYWYFWVIVVALEAVAGADLLRYWLPDVSGWIISLVLLVMLTLTNLVSVKSFGEFEFWFSSIKVAAIVVFLFVAGVHVLGWTPGTHGLQIANLTQHGGFAPNGWVPVLTGAVAATGFYFGAEIVTIAAAETAEPQKAVAKATNSVIARVLVFYVGSILLVACLVPWNSKDIATPYVSALNAMGVPAAAQIMNAIVLTAVLSALNSGLYASSRMLFALTKRGDAPKALAKVSKNGVPVRAILFATLFGYGAIVMSYVSPDTVFAFLVNSYGTVAIFVYILIAISQLRLRKRLEREAPHLLKVRMWCFPYLTWLAIVGMSSIVIAMAFIPEQRTPLALGVVSLGILLIAYFIRHLVNGGKAPEDRMSTHFKPVKLKKS
- a CDS encoding PLP-dependent aminotransferase family protein → MTTDSRTHAHATIPSGAMWEQLFHRSAKPGLSLQGQIREMFVDAILAGVLTPGDSVPSSRELARHLSVGRITVVLAFQQLTEESFLLSRQRKGHFIHPDVLQGRKLQTTTAAAAAAEPSSDSSAVHPTDWNQRLWLRPSQQRSIVKEQNWQDFPYPFLYGQFDKDLFPTAAWRECCLKALSVLDIQQWAPDYITRDDDSLIHQIQTKVLPRRGVWASPEEIIITVGAQHALYMVGDLLLRDDSHVGMEDPGYPDARNIFTSRTSQLKYMQVDGDGLPLSSDLRDLDYLYVTPSHQCPTGVTMPLERRHALLNMAQEEDIILIEDDYESESSFDDQPVPALKSLDRSNRVIYVGSLSKSLAPGLRIGYIVAAPELLQELRALRRLMIRHPTTFVQRTLAMFIALGHYEAQLRRLAQAQKERHAALITAMEEHLPECRITPVRGGGSCWVQLPDHVSAMALARSAAEHGVLIEPGDIFFKSPVAPGNFIRVGYQSIPAHKIPQGIQALSAAMKSV
- a CDS encoding acetate/propionate family kinase; amino-acid sequence: MAILAINAGSSSLKFSLHPVLNGQVLPEILAGSVQGLQPGGTPEFGWTYRDEKFKGELLIPFGSTAFKASLDELRALVPKLEGLPEIQAIAHRVVHGGGIYTSSVLIDDAVLAQLAQFNSLAPLHQPHNLEGIRRFREAFALVPQVACFDTAFHAHMPELNYAFALPRELSAQGVRRYGFHGLSYQYIQSVLQDHSARANQRVVMAHLGSGASLCATLNGTSIATTMGFSALDGLMMGSRCGSIDPGVLLYLMEQGWDHPRIENLLYKESGLLGVSGLSADMRTLRAASASASASASASASASKDDHARQAIAQFTHSVVRETGALVACLEGLDLLAFSGGIGENDPALREAACRHLAWLGVRIDERRNREAQGRNPTAIHAEDSAVEVWVIPTDEGRVAARDAAALLCIV